A region from the Sulfurospirillum oryzae genome encodes:
- a CDS encoding porin family protein — translation MKFSHIAIIALLGTQLLAQEPTSGELYNSAQKAYAQNDFATAYPLFEKLSDQTPENTEINFLFGRCALELRQYDTAVAAFDRVLILNPKHTRTHLELARLYYERQELELAQIELDLVLNDQLPNDVRDSATTFKRKIDESMSRHHFSGALIVGGGYDSNVNNDIGAKQFTLPALDIPISGNDKKGDGYGFSTFVLNHSYDFGDRGGWSLENSFVAYDKLYSQSSKNNLVLFSLSSAPTWSEDKTTVALPVTFDRVYIDGKGYLANVGAGIKSSYLLDPLSQIEGGYSFKRGYYHDETYDVNAHLLFINYRRIIGENLFALGLHTSYGINKEVEEVRTDVQNKEWKYGFDLSKEFTKDFRSSFGYTRTSTNYDDVDAIFLTKRQDDKDQYELSFGYTLQKNLSLGASVMYSNNHSNHDPYDYDKINALASIMWTF, via the coding sequence ATGAAATTCTCACATATTGCAATCATTGCACTTCTTGGTACACAACTTTTGGCACAAGAACCTACTTCTGGGGAGCTTTATAACTCCGCACAAAAAGCTTATGCTCAAAATGACTTTGCCACAGCCTACCCATTATTTGAGAAACTTTCCGATCAAACACCTGAGAACACTGAGATAAACTTTCTCTTTGGGCGTTGTGCTCTAGAACTTCGCCAATATGACACAGCTGTTGCAGCCTTTGATCGTGTACTCATACTCAATCCCAAACACACACGAACACATCTTGAATTAGCTCGCCTTTACTATGAGCGTCAAGAGTTAGAACTGGCTCAAATAGAGCTAGACTTAGTTTTAAATGACCAGCTTCCAAACGATGTGCGAGATTCTGCCACGACGTTTAAACGTAAAATTGACGAGAGCATGAGCCGCCATCACTTCAGTGGAGCACTCATTGTAGGTGGTGGATACGATAGCAATGTCAATAACGATATTGGCGCAAAACAGTTCACACTTCCCGCTTTAGACATTCCAATTTCAGGCAATGATAAAAAAGGCGATGGCTATGGTTTTTCAACCTTTGTTTTAAACCACAGCTATGACTTTGGTGATCGTGGTGGTTGGAGCTTGGAAAATAGCTTTGTAGCATACGACAAACTTTACTCCCAATCCAGCAAAAACAATCTGGTACTCTTTTCACTCTCCAGTGCCCCAACGTGGAGTGAAGATAAAACAACCGTAGCACTTCCTGTCACATTTGATCGTGTTTATATCGATGGCAAGGGCTATCTCGCCAATGTTGGAGCAGGCATTAAAAGCAGTTATCTTCTTGATCCGCTCTCTCAAATTGAGGGAGGCTATAGCTTTAAGCGAGGCTATTACCACGATGAGACATACGATGTCAATGCACATTTGCTCTTTATCAATTATCGACGTATCATCGGTGAAAACCTTTTTGCCTTAGGACTTCATACCAGTTATGGCATCAACAAAGAAGTTGAAGAAGTACGAACCGATGTGCAAAACAAAGAGTGGAAATACGGATTTGATCTTTCTAAAGAGTTCACCAAAGATTTCCGAAGTTCTTTTGGCTATACCCGTACTTCGACCAATTATGACGACGTGGATGCCATTTTTCTTACTAAACGCCAAGATGACAAAGACCAGTATGAACTCTCTTTTGGCTACACACTTCAAAAAAACCTCTCTTTGGGAGCCAGTGTGATGTACAGCAACAACCACTCTAACCATGATCCATACGACTACGACAAAATAAACGCTCTCGCTAGTATTATGTGGACGTTCTAG